The following proteins are encoded in a genomic region of Nicotiana sylvestris chromosome 4, ASM39365v2, whole genome shotgun sequence:
- the LOC104244622 gene encoding UDP-glucuronic acid decarboxylase 5-like, translated as MASNGDNHASAKPPPEPSPLRKAKFFQANMRILVTGGAGFIGSHLVDRLMQNEKNEVIVVDNYFTGSKDNLKQWIGHPRFELIRHDVTEPLLIEVDQIYHLACPASPIFYKYNPVKTIKTNVIGTLNMLGLAKRVGARILLTSTSEVYGDPLVHPQDESYWGNVNPIGVRSCYDEGKRVAETLMFDYHRQHGIEIRIARIFNTYGPRMNIDDGRVVSNFIAQAIRDEPLTVQLPGTQTRSFCYVSDMVDGLIRLMEGDNTGPINIGNPGEFTMLELAETVKELINPEVQIITVENTPDDPRQRKPDITKAKELLGWEPTIKLRDGIPLMEDDFRGRLCISRKN; from the exons ATGGCTTCCAATGGAGACAACCATGCTTCTGCAAAACCACCACCAGAACCATCGCCGTTGCGAAAAGCAAAATTTTTCCAG GCCAACATGAGAATTTTGGTGACTGGTGGTGCTGGATTTATTGGCTCTCACCTCGTTGACAGACTGATGCAAAATGAGAAAAACGAG GTGATTGTTGTGGATAACTACTTCACTGGATCAAAGGATAACCTAAAGCAATGGATTGGTCATCCTAGATTTGAGTTAATTCGGCATG ATGTTACTGAGCCATTATTGATTGAAGTTGACCAAATTTACCATCTTGCTTGCCCTGCTTCTCCAATTTTTTACAAATACAATCCTGTTAAG acaaTTAAGACAAATGTAATTGGTACTTTGAACATGTTGGGACTTGCCAAGAGAGTTGGGGCGAG GATTTTACTGACATCAACTTCCGAGGTTTATGGAGATCCACTTGTGCACCCTCAAGATGAGAGCTACTGGGGCAACGTCAACCCGATCG GAGTTAGGAGTTGTTATGACGAGGGGAAAAGAGTGGCTGAGACTTTGATGTTTGATTATCACAGGCAGCATGGAATAG AAATACGAATTGCTAGAATCTTCAACACTTATGGTCCAAGAATGAATATTGATGATGGCCGCGTTGTTAGCAATTTCATTGCCCAGGCTATCCG TGATGAACCCTTGACTGTTCAGCTGCCCGGAACACAAACTCGCAGCTTTTGTTATGTTTCCGACATG GTTGATGGTCTTATTCGGCTTATGGAGGGAGATAATACTGGACCAATTAACATCGGAAATCCAG GTGAATTCACAATGCTTGAACTTGCTGAGACCGTGAAGGAG CTTATCAATCCGGAAGTGCAAATTATCACAGTGGAAAATACACCAGACGATCCTCGCCAGAGAAAGCCAGACATCACAAAGGCGAAAGAACTACTAGGCTGGGAACCAACGATCAAACTGCGCGATGGTATTCCCCTTATGGAGGATGATTTCCGTGGCAGGCTTTGTATCTCTAGAAAGAATTGA